One genomic segment of Kiloniellales bacterium includes these proteins:
- the ligA gene encoding NAD-dependent DNA ligase LigA gives MAADVATKAPEALSAEEAATELARLAGDIAHHDRLYHQKDQPEISDAAYDALRQRNDAIEARFPELVRPDSPSRRVGAAPAEGFGKVRHRLPMLSLGNAFDREEVAEFFSRIRRFMGLDPDEPIEIVAEPKIDGLSISLRYEGGRFVQAATRGDGTEGEDVTANVETLGDLPKTLSGEAPAVLEVRGEIFLRHDDFAALNRQQEASGGKIFANPRNAAAGSLRQLNVEVTASRPLKLFAYALGEVSDVVAASHWDLLQRLRAWGFPTNPEATVCADLDAVMAFYGELLGRRVDLPYDIDGIVYKVNRFDWQERLGFVSRAPRWAIAHKFPAEQAETRLNEITIQVGRTGALTPVANLEPITVGGVVVSRATLHNEDEIERKDIREGDRVIIQRAGDVIPQVVSVVLGKRPNASKPYDFPSVCPCPLRTPTHREEGEAVRRCTGELACPHQKAEHLKHFVSRDAFDIEGLGGKHVEAFLAEGLVATPADIFRLHEKAADLAEREGWGEQSVQNLLRAVEARRTISLERFIYALGIRQVGQSTAKLLARNYGGVEAFRAAMTEAADPEAAAYGDLINIDQIGPSVAADLIAFFDEPHNLAALEDLTGQLTEITAPETRDTGDSPIAGKTLVFTGTLSAMGRSEAKAKAESLGAKVAGSVSRKTDFVVVGADAGSKARKAEELGVAVLSEQEWLELAGAGS, from the coding sequence GTGGCCGCCGACGTTGCGACCAAGGCGCCCGAGGCCCTCTCGGCCGAGGAGGCGGCGACAGAGCTGGCGCGGCTTGCCGGCGACATCGCGCATCACGACCGCCTCTACCATCAGAAAGACCAGCCGGAGATCTCCGACGCCGCCTACGACGCGCTCCGTCAGCGCAACGACGCGATCGAGGCGCGTTTTCCCGAGCTCGTGCGGCCGGACAGCCCCTCGCGGCGGGTCGGCGCGGCGCCGGCCGAGGGCTTCGGCAAGGTCCGGCACCGCCTGCCCATGCTGTCGCTCGGCAACGCCTTCGACCGCGAGGAGGTCGCGGAGTTCTTCTCCCGGATCCGCCGCTTCATGGGTCTCGACCCCGACGAACCCATAGAGATCGTCGCCGAGCCCAAGATCGACGGGCTGTCGATCTCGCTGCGTTACGAAGGCGGCCGCTTCGTGCAGGCCGCGACCCGCGGCGACGGCACCGAGGGCGAGGACGTCACGGCCAACGTCGAAACGCTTGGCGACCTGCCGAAGACGCTCTCGGGCGAGGCGCCCGCGGTGCTCGAGGTGCGCGGCGAGATCTTCCTGCGGCATGACGACTTCGCAGCGCTCAATCGCCAGCAGGAGGCGAGCGGCGGCAAGATCTTCGCCAACCCGCGCAACGCCGCGGCCGGGTCGCTGCGCCAGCTCAACGTCGAGGTCACCGCGTCGCGGCCCCTGAAGCTCTTCGCCTATGCCCTCGGCGAGGTCAGCGACGTGGTGGCGGCGAGCCACTGGGACCTGCTGCAGCGCCTCCGGGCCTGGGGCTTCCCGACCAATCCCGAGGCCACGGTCTGTGCCGACCTCGACGCCGTCATGGCGTTCTACGGCGAGCTGCTCGGCAGGCGGGTCGACCTGCCCTACGACATCGACGGCATCGTCTACAAGGTGAACCGCTTCGACTGGCAGGAGCGCCTCGGCTTCGTCAGCCGGGCGCCGCGCTGGGCGATCGCCCACAAGTTCCCCGCCGAGCAGGCCGAGACCCGGCTGAACGAGATCACCATCCAGGTCGGCCGCACGGGCGCCCTCACCCCGGTCGCCAACCTGGAGCCGATCACGGTCGGCGGCGTCGTGGTCAGCCGCGCGACACTGCACAACGAGGACGAGATCGAGCGCAAGGACATCCGCGAAGGCGACCGGGTGATCATCCAGCGGGCCGGCGACGTGATTCCCCAGGTCGTCTCGGTGGTGCTGGGGAAGCGGCCGAACGCCAGCAAGCCTTACGACTTTCCCAGCGTCTGCCCCTGCCCGCTCCGGACGCCGACCCACCGCGAAGAAGGCGAGGCTGTGCGGCGCTGTACCGGCGAGCTGGCCTGCCCCCATCAGAAGGCCGAGCACCTGAAGCACTTCGTCAGCCGCGACGCCTTCGACATCGAGGGCCTGGGCGGCAAGCACGTCGAGGCCTTCCTGGCCGAAGGCCTGGTTGCCACGCCGGCCGACATCTTCCGCCTCCATGAGAAGGCGGCAGACCTGGCCGAGCGCGAGGGCTGGGGCGAGCAGTCGGTGCAGAACCTTCTGCGCGCCGTCGAGGCGCGGCGGACGATCAGCCTGGAGCGCTTCATCTACGCGCTTGGGATCCGCCAGGTCGGCCAGTCGACGGCCAAGCTGCTGGCCCGCAACTACGGCGGCGTAGAGGCCTTCCGCGCCGCCATGACCGAGGCCGCTGATCCCGAGGCGGCCGCCTATGGCGACCTGATCAACATCGATCAGATCGGCCCCTCCGTTGCCGCCGACCTGATCGCCTTCTTCGACGAGCCGCACAACCTCGCCGCCTTGGAGGACCTGACCGGACAGCTGACCGAGATCACCGCGCCAGAGACCCGCGATACCGGAGACTCGCCGATCGCCGGCAAGACCCTGGTGTTCACCGGGACCTTGAGCGCCATGGGGCGCAGCGAGGCCAAGGCCAAGGCCGAGTCGCTGGGCGCCAAGGTGGCCGGATCGGTCTCGCGCAAGACCGACTTCGTCGTGGTCGGCGCGGACGCCGGCTCCAAGGCGCGCAAGGCCGAGGAGCTGGGCGTGGCCGTGCTGAGCGAGCAAGAATGGCTGGAACTCGCCGGAGCAGGCTCGTGA
- a CDS encoding ABC transporter substrate-binding protein produces MSNDDTFKQLAGLADGLVKGRVSRREFIGRAMALGLSAAAAASLAGSAVMAAGPKKGGRLRVGLAEGATTDSLDPQTYTDIYMISLGFGTHNTLTEINPEGELVGDVVESWDASDDATQWTFKLRKGIEFSNGKTMTAEDVIVSLNHHRGEDSKSAAKSNVDPIDDIKADGADTVVFTLKSANADFPFLMADYHLLIMPAVDGKADWKNYVGTGGYVLDNHEAGVRSTMKRNPNYWKADRAHFDEVELLVIADVAARQNGVVTDEVDVISRCDLKTVHLLKRRPGVRVEEETGFLHYTAPMNTTVAPFDNNDVRLALKHAVDRQQLLDRILKGHGTLGNDHPIAPSVPFHAELEQRSYDPDKAKFHLKQAGLDSLKVQISAADAAFAGAVDAAVLLREHAAPAGIEIDVAREPNDGYWSNVWMKKPWCMCYWGGRPTQDWMFSQAYAEGANWNDTYWSHERFNMLLKAGRGELDAAKRSEIYREMQQIVRDEGGVVVWAFANYVYAMRDKVQHGPKVAANWELDGGRYVERWWMS; encoded by the coding sequence ATGAGTAACGACGACACCTTCAAGCAACTGGCCGGTCTTGCGGACGGCCTCGTCAAGGGACGGGTTTCGCGCCGCGAGTTCATCGGCCGGGCCATGGCGCTCGGCTTGAGCGCGGCCGCGGCCGCCAGCCTCGCCGGCAGCGCCGTGATGGCCGCCGGCCCGAAAAAGGGCGGCCGCCTGCGGGTCGGCCTCGCGGAGGGCGCCACCACGGATTCGCTCGATCCGCAGACCTACACCGACATCTACATGATTTCGCTCGGCTTCGGGACGCACAACACGCTGACCGAGATCAACCCGGAAGGCGAGCTGGTCGGCGACGTGGTGGAGTCCTGGGACGCCTCCGACGACGCCACGCAGTGGACCTTCAAGCTGCGCAAGGGGATCGAGTTCTCCAACGGCAAGACCATGACCGCCGAGGACGTGATCGTCTCGCTCAACCATCACCGCGGCGAGGACTCCAAGTCGGCCGCCAAGTCCAATGTCGACCCGATCGACGACATCAAGGCGGACGGCGCCGACACCGTGGTCTTCACCCTGAAGAGCGCCAACGCCGACTTCCCCTTCCTGATGGCCGACTATCACCTGCTGATCATGCCGGCGGTCGACGGCAAGGCGGACTGGAAGAACTACGTCGGGACCGGCGGCTACGTGCTGGACAACCACGAGGCCGGCGTGCGCTCCACCATGAAGCGCAACCCGAACTACTGGAAGGCCGACCGGGCGCACTTCGACGAGGTCGAGCTGCTGGTCATCGCCGACGTGGCGGCGCGCCAAAACGGCGTGGTGACAGACGAGGTCGACGTGATCAGCCGCTGCGACCTCAAGACGGTCCATCTGCTGAAGCGCCGGCCCGGCGTCCGGGTCGAGGAGGAGACCGGGTTCCTGCACTACACGGCGCCGATGAACACAACGGTCGCGCCGTTCGACAACAACGACGTCCGCCTCGCCCTGAAGCACGCGGTCGACCGCCAGCAGTTGCTGGACCGCATCCTCAAGGGGCACGGCACCCTGGGCAACGACCACCCGATCGCCCCGTCCGTGCCGTTCCACGCCGAGCTCGAGCAGCGCAGCTACGACCCCGACAAGGCCAAGTTCCACCTCAAGCAGGCCGGTCTGGACAGCCTGAAGGTGCAGATCTCGGCCGCCGACGCGGCCTTCGCCGGGGCGGTCGACGCCGCCGTGCTGTTGCGAGAGCACGCGGCGCCGGCGGGCATCGAGATCGACGTCGCGCGCGAGCCGAACGACGGCTACTGGTCGAACGTCTGGATGAAGAAGCCCTGGTGCATGTGCTACTGGGGCGGCCGCCCGACCCAGGACTGGATGTTCTCCCAGGCCTACGCCGAGGGGGCGAACTGGAACGACACCTACTGGAGCCACGAGCGCTTCAACATGCTGCTCAAGGCCGGCCGCGGCGAGCTCGACGCGGCCAAGCGCAGCGAGATCTACCGCGAGATGCAGCAGATCGTGCGCGACGAGGGCGGCGTCGTGGTCTGGGCATTCGCCAACTACGTCTACGCCATGCGCGACAAGGTCCAGCACGGGCCCAAGGTGGCGGCGAACTGGGAGCTTGACGGCGGCCGCTACGTCGAGCGCTGGTGGATGAGCTGA
- the recN gene encoding DNA repair protein RecN encodes MLVSLAIRDVVLIDHLDLIFEDGLCALTGETGAGKSILLDSLGLALGGRADTRLVRHGARQASVTAVFDLDRDHPAAGLLADHGLHGDDDSVLLRRVLGADGRSRAFINDQAVSVGLLRSFGDSLVEIQGQFEQRGLLNSATHRQLVDSYAGAGGLAREVAAAWRAWREAVTARAQAESELDRARSDEAFLRHALEEIDLLAPEPGEAAALAEQRHVLQHGEKVIEAVNGALAELAGDEGAQSGLGAAQSALERVADKAGKSLDPVLDVLARAAAETEEAVARIQSLLADFDLDPRRLEEVEERYFALKDMARKHDVEVDQLLALRTRLAERLAGIDNSAERLEALTAAVEAARATYLARAETLGEKRREAAESLQTAVNGELPPLKLEKAVFLARVERLDETDWGAQGLDRVTFEASTNPGNPPAALNRVASGGELSRFLLALKVVLARVDQGKTLVFDEVDSGIGGATADAVGERLQRLAEDRQILVVTHSPQVAARARHHWCVRKVPDAGQVATRVGRISDEARREEIARMLSGAEITEEARAAADRLMGAA; translated from the coding sequence ATGCTGGTCAGCTTGGCGATCCGGGACGTTGTCCTGATTGACCATCTCGACTTGATCTTCGAAGACGGGCTTTGCGCCCTGACCGGCGAGACCGGGGCCGGCAAGTCGATCCTCCTCGATTCCCTCGGGCTGGCCCTGGGCGGCCGCGCCGACACGCGCCTGGTGCGGCACGGTGCGCGGCAGGCCAGCGTGACCGCGGTCTTCGACCTCGACCGGGACCATCCGGCTGCCGGCCTGCTGGCGGACCACGGGCTCCACGGCGACGACGACAGCGTCCTGCTGCGCCGGGTGCTCGGCGCGGACGGCCGCAGCCGGGCCTTCATCAACGACCAGGCGGTCAGCGTCGGGCTGCTGCGGTCCTTCGGCGACAGCCTGGTCGAGATCCAGGGCCAATTCGAGCAGCGCGGCCTGCTCAACTCGGCGACCCACCGCCAGCTTGTCGACTCCTACGCCGGCGCCGGCGGCCTGGCGCGCGAGGTGGCGGCGGCCTGGCGCGCCTGGCGCGAGGCGGTCACAGCGCGCGCCCAGGCGGAGTCCGAGCTCGACCGGGCTCGCAGCGACGAGGCCTTTCTGCGCCATGCCCTGGAGGAGATCGACCTGCTCGCGCCGGAGCCGGGCGAGGCCGCCGCGCTCGCCGAGCAGCGCCACGTCCTGCAGCACGGCGAGAAGGTGATCGAGGCGGTCAACGGCGCGCTCGCCGAGCTGGCCGGCGACGAGGGCGCGCAGAGCGGCCTCGGCGCGGCCCAGTCGGCGCTGGAGCGGGTGGCCGACAAGGCCGGCAAAAGCCTCGATCCCGTTCTGGACGTGCTCGCGCGCGCCGCCGCCGAGACCGAGGAGGCGGTCGCCCGGATCCAGTCGCTTCTGGCTGACTTCGATCTCGATCCGAGGCGCCTCGAGGAGGTCGAGGAGCGCTACTTCGCGCTCAAGGACATGGCCCGCAAGCACGACGTCGAGGTCGACCAGCTGCTGGCGCTGCGAACCCGCCTCGCCGAGCGCCTGGCCGGCATCGACAACAGCGCCGAGCGCCTCGAGGCCTTGACCGCGGCCGTCGAAGCCGCCCGCGCGACCTATCTGGCGCGCGCCGAGACGCTGGGCGAGAAGCGGCGCGAGGCCGCCGAATCTCTGCAAACGGCGGTCAACGGCGAGCTGCCGCCGCTCAAGCTGGAGAAGGCGGTCTTCCTTGCCAGGGTCGAGCGCCTGGACGAGACGGACTGGGGCGCGCAGGGCCTGGACCGGGTCACCTTCGAGGCCTCGACCAACCCGGGCAACCCGCCGGCGGCGCTCAACCGCGTCGCGTCGGGCGGCGAGCTGTCGCGCTTCCTGCTCGCCCTCAAGGTCGTGCTGGCGCGGGTCGACCAGGGCAAGACCCTGGTGTTCGACGAGGTCGACAGCGGCATCGGCGGCGCCACCGCGGACGCCGTCGGCGAGCGCCTGCAGCGCCTGGCCGAGGACCGCCAGATCCTGGTCGTCACCCATAGCCCCCAGGTCGCCGCCAGGGCGCGCCATCACTGGTGCGTGCGCAAGGTGCCGGACGCCGGCCAGGTCGCGACGAGGGTCGGCCGGATCTCCGACGAGGCGCGCCGCGAGGAGATCGCGCGCATGCTGTCCGGCGCCGAGATCACCGAGGAGGCCCGCGCCGCGGCCGACCGGCTCATGGGGGCGGCCTAG
- a CDS encoding aminopeptidase P family protein → MAAPDDTAARGPYQGDEALGRLLTEAGSRYDPEAVRSLVAGVLAAPEDRDPDAWVDLVAPDPGDPLRNQLVALKAQMGASRPETALPDAGARLAALRAELKRRGLAGFAVPHADEHQGENLPGRAQRLTWLTGFNGSAGIALVLGDKAAIFVDGRYTLQVRDQVDTALFAPQHVTEEPPAAWIEANLPKDGKLGYDPWLHTRKQVETLGKAAEKAGGALVAVADNPIDALWTDQPPPPVAPVVAHDAAFAGRSSAEKRQELAESLKKQGLAAAVLTLPDSIAWLLNVRGGDVASTPLPLSFAILAEDGTLKWFIDPRKPAPGLERHLGNGVEILPPAELGPALDRAGAAGRPVLADAGSAPAWILQRLESAGAAVTEGADPCQLPKARKNESELAGTRAAHRRDGAALTRFLAWLDGEARPRAEAGEPVGELEASARLAAFRQGDQGYRGPSFDTISGAGANGAIVHYRASAETERRLEAGSLFLVDSGGQYRDGTTDVTRTVAIGAPSAEMRDRFSRVLKGHIALATVRFPKGTTGSQLDPLARAALWRAGLDYDHGTGHGVGSYLGVHEGPQRISKVANGVALEPGMIVSNEPGYYKTGAYGIRIENLVVVVESEPEGGFEGERPLYAFETLTLAPIDRALIAPELLSEEERAWLDAYHARVRETLTPLLDEATAAWLKVVTQPI, encoded by the coding sequence ATGGCCGCACCCGACGATACCGCCGCCCGCGGGCCCTATCAGGGCGACGAGGCGCTGGGACGCCTCCTGACGGAGGCGGGGAGCCGCTACGACCCCGAAGCGGTCCGGAGCCTGGTGGCGGGGGTGCTGGCCGCGCCAGAGGACCGCGACCCCGACGCCTGGGTCGATCTGGTGGCGCCGGATCCGGGCGATCCGCTGCGGAACCAGCTCGTGGCGCTCAAGGCGCAGATGGGCGCGTCGCGCCCGGAAACGGCGCTGCCCGATGCGGGGGCGCGCCTGGCGGCCCTGCGCGCCGAGCTGAAGCGTCGCGGGCTGGCCGGCTTCGCCGTGCCCCACGCCGACGAGCACCAGGGCGAGAACCTGCCCGGCCGGGCCCAGCGCCTGACCTGGCTCACCGGCTTCAACGGCTCGGCCGGCATCGCGCTGGTGCTGGGCGACAAGGCGGCGATCTTCGTCGACGGGCGCTACACTCTGCAGGTGCGGGACCAGGTGGACACGGCGCTTTTTGCGCCGCAACATGTCACCGAAGAGCCGCCGGCCGCCTGGATCGAAGCCAATCTGCCGAAAGATGGAAAGCTCGGCTACGATCCCTGGTTGCATACGCGGAAGCAGGTCGAGACGCTGGGCAAGGCCGCCGAGAAGGCCGGCGGCGCCCTGGTCGCCGTGGCCGACAACCCGATCGACGCGCTCTGGACCGACCAGCCGCCGCCGCCGGTGGCGCCGGTCGTGGCCCACGACGCGGCGTTTGCCGGCCGGAGCTCGGCCGAGAAGCGCCAGGAGTTGGCGGAAAGCCTGAAAAAGCAGGGCCTTGCGGCGGCCGTGCTGACCCTGCCGGACTCCATCGCCTGGCTGCTCAACGTGCGCGGCGGCGACGTCGCCTCGACGCCCCTGCCGCTATCCTTCGCGATCCTGGCCGAGGACGGCACGCTCAAGTGGTTCATCGACCCGCGCAAGCCCGCCCCGGGTCTCGAGCGGCACCTCGGCAACGGCGTCGAGATCCTGCCGCCGGCCGAGCTTGGGCCGGCACTGGACCGCGCCGGGGCGGCGGGCCGGCCGGTGCTGGCCGATGCCGGCTCGGCGCCGGCCTGGATCCTCCAGCGCCTGGAGTCCGCGGGCGCCGCCGTGACCGAGGGCGCGGACCCCTGCCAGCTGCCCAAGGCGCGCAAGAACGAGAGCGAGCTGGCTGGGACCCGGGCGGCGCACCGCCGGGACGGGGCGGCGCTGACCCGCTTCCTCGCCTGGCTCGACGGCGAGGCCCGGCCCCGCGCCGAGGCCGGCGAGCCGGTCGGCGAGCTCGAGGCCTCGGCCCGGCTCGCGGCCTTTCGGCAGGGGGACCAGGGCTACCGCGGCCCGTCCTTCGACACCATTTCCGGCGCCGGCGCCAACGGCGCCATCGTGCACTACCGGGCCAGCGCCGAGACCGAGCGGCGCCTGGAGGCGGGCTCGCTCTTTCTGGTCGATTCCGGCGGCCAGTACCGCGACGGCACCACCGACGTGACCCGGACCGTGGCGATCGGGGCGCCGAGCGCGGAGATGCGCGACCGCTTCAGCCGCGTGCTCAAGGGCCACATCGCCCTGGCCACGGTGCGCTTCCCCAAGGGCACGACGGGCAGCCAGCTCGACCCCTTGGCCCGCGCCGCGCTGTGGCGCGCCGGGCTCGACTACGACCACGGCACGGGCCACGGCGTCGGCAGCTATCTGGGCGTTCACGAGGGGCCGCAGCGGATCTCCAAGGTGGCCAACGGCGTCGCGCTGGAGCCGGGCATGATCGTCTCCAACGAGCCCGGCTACTACAAGACCGGCGCCTACGGCATCCGGATCGAGAACCTTGTCGTGGTGGTCGAGAGCGAACCCGAGGGCGGTTTCGAGGGCGAGCGGCCGCTCTACGCCTTCGAGACTCTGACGCTGGCCCCGATCGACCGGGCGCTGATCGCGCCGGAGCTCCTCAGCGAGGAGGAGCGGGCCTGGCTCGACGCCTACCACGCCCGGGTCCGCGAGACCCTGACCCCGCTCCTCGACGAGGCCACGGCGGCCTGGCTGAAGGTTGTGACCCAGCCGATCTAG
- a CDS encoding 50S ribosomal protein L11 methyltransferase: MTAWVLSLEVPRPALPLFEAALETLGGALVVDEKGAAAALRLYLEGAPDRGAVTACLAAAAAAAGLETPLFDSAPLPEVDWVAESHKALPPIAVGRFFVHGSHVTDVPAAGRVPILIDAATAFGTGRHESTRGCLLALSALARKRAVHRPLDMGCGSGLLAIAMARLWRRPVLAVDNDRQAVAVTRENAGLNRVRPLVRARLGEGYRGPEVARRGPYDLIVANILAGPLAAMAPELARHLAPGGVAVLSGLLSRQQVSVLAAHRAQGLRLAGRIELGGWTTLVLRR, encoded by the coding sequence TTGACCGCCTGGGTCCTGTCCCTCGAGGTGCCGCGCCCGGCGCTCCCGCTCTTCGAGGCGGCGCTGGAGACCCTCGGCGGCGCGCTGGTGGTCGACGAGAAGGGCGCTGCGGCGGCGCTGCGGCTCTACCTGGAGGGCGCACCTGACCGCGGCGCGGTGACCGCCTGCCTGGCCGCCGCGGCCGCGGCGGCGGGACTCGAGACCCCGCTCTTCGACAGCGCGCCCCTGCCCGAGGTCGACTGGGTCGCCGAGAGCCACAAGGCCCTGCCGCCCATCGCGGTCGGCCGTTTCTTCGTCCACGGCTCCCACGTGACCGATGTCCCGGCGGCCGGCCGGGTCCCGATCCTGATCGACGCCGCCACGGCCTTCGGCACGGGACGCCACGAGTCGACGCGGGGCTGCCTTCTGGCCCTGAGCGCCCTGGCCAGGAAGCGGGCGGTCCACCGGCCGCTCGACATGGGCTGCGGCTCCGGCCTCCTGGCGATCGCCATGGCGCGTCTCTGGCGCCGGCCCGTCCTGGCCGTCGACAACGACCGCCAGGCCGTCGCCGTGACCCGCGAAAACGCCGGCCTCAACCGGGTCCGGCCGCTGGTTCGGGCGCGCCTGGGCGAGGGCTACCGCGGGCCCGAGGTCGCGCGCCGCGGCCCCTACGACCTGATCGTTGCCAACATCCTGGCCGGACCGCTCGCGGCCATGGCGCCCGAGCTGGCTCGCCACCTGGCGCCGGGCGGGGTCGCGGTGCTCTCCGGCCTGCTCAGCCGACAGCAAGTATCGGTGCTGGCCGCGCACCGGGCCCAGGGCCTGCGTCTTGCGGGCAGGATCGAGCTGGGCGGTTGGACGACCCTGGTGCTTCGGCGGTAG
- a CDS encoding DUF1127 domain-containing protein, with the protein MTRLTERERSMIQRAKRQSWERAADPQEFQRLVSQARAAQGAAIRAALSGGFSRLARYSGLADLAYLVKTGVIDRLRRASCYRRTLDELRHLDPHRLSDIGMTHDDVERYAWQAAMMQYPKSQSAPWLLTRIRFHFRRQALIHQLARLDDRALRDIGIERSNIVATVDRMLADKAPAEAAPAPAAALPTVLRPGAVEVLTEAAAERSGYDLFNLDTARRAA; encoded by the coding sequence ATGACCCGTTTGACCGAACGCGAACGCTCCATGATCCAGCGCGCCAAGCGGCAGAGTTGGGAGCGCGCGGCCGACCCGCAGGAGTTCCAGCGGCTGGTCAGCCAGGCGCGCGCGGCCCAGGGCGCCGCAATCCGCGCGGCACTCAGCGGCGGCTTCAGCCGGCTGGCCCGCTATAGCGGCCTCGCCGACCTCGCCTATCTCGTCAAGACCGGCGTGATCGACCGGCTGCGCCGGGCGAGCTGCTACCGGCGGACGCTCGACGAGCTGCGCCACCTCGACCCGCACCGGCTGAGCGACATCGGCATGACCCACGACGACGTCGAGCGTTATGCCTGGCAGGCCGCCATGATGCAGTACCCCAAATCCCAGTCGGCGCCCTGGTTGCTGACCAGGATCCGCTTCCACTTCCGCCGCCAGGCGCTGATCCATCAGCTCGCCAGGCTTGACGACCGCGCCCTGCGCGACATCGGGATCGAGCGCAGCAACATCGTCGCCACCGTGGATCGGATGCTGGCCGACAAGGCGCCCGCCGAGGCGGCCCCCGCCCCCGCGGCGGCCCTTCCCACGGTGCTTCGTCCGGGCGCCGTCGAGGTGCTGACGGAGGCCGCGGCCGAGCGGAGCGGCTACGACCTGTTCAACCTGGATACGGCGCGCCGCGCCGCCTAG
- a CDS encoding pyridoxal-phosphate dependent enzyme gives MTGGATVGLADVGLADIEAARERIAGRVRRTPQIAAAPLLNPPPMDALLLKLECLQVTGSFKARGATNKLLSLDRGQVSRGIVTASGGNHGLAVAYAARQAATRAVIFLPENSPPEKARKLEAWGAEVRIEGAVWDDSNRGALALAEDEGLAYFHPFADPAVIAGQGTAGLEMLDDAPELDTVLVSIGGGGLISGVATALKALKPEIEVIGIEPEGAPTLTESLAAGEPVTLPSVTTAAGTLAPRRSEAINLAIISRNVDRIVLVSDAEMREAARWLWFELGVAAELSGAAALAALLTGRAGDLSTRKVAALICGAGTDGL, from the coding sequence GTGACGGGAGGCGCCACCGTGGGTCTCGCCGATGTCGGTCTCGCCGACATCGAGGCGGCGCGGGAGCGGATCGCCGGCCGGGTCCGGCGCACGCCCCAGATAGCGGCGGCGCCGCTCCTGAACCCGCCGCCCATGGACGCGCTGCTGCTCAAGCTGGAATGCCTCCAGGTCACCGGCTCGTTCAAGGCGCGCGGCGCCACCAATAAGCTGCTGAGCCTGGACCGCGGTCAGGTGTCGCGCGGCATCGTCACCGCGTCCGGCGGCAACCACGGCCTGGCCGTGGCCTATGCCGCCCGCCAGGCCGCGACCCGCGCGGTGATCTTCCTGCCCGAGAACAGCCCGCCGGAGAAGGCCCGGAAGCTGGAGGCCTGGGGCGCGGAGGTCAGGATCGAGGGCGCGGTCTGGGACGATTCCAACCGGGGCGCGCTGGCCCTGGCCGAAGACGAGGGTCTCGCCTACTTCCATCCCTTCGCCGATCCCGCCGTGATCGCCGGCCAGGGCACGGCGGGCCTGGAGATGCTGGACGACGCCCCCGAGCTCGACACGGTCCTGGTCTCGATCGGCGGCGGCGGCCTGATCTCGGGCGTCGCGACCGCGCTCAAGGCCTTGAAGCCGGAGATCGAGGTCATCGGCATCGAGCCCGAGGGCGCGCCGACCCTGACCGAGAGCCTGGCCGCCGGCGAGCCGGTCACGCTGCCCAGTGTGACCACGGCGGCCGGCACCCTGGCGCCCCGGCGCAGCGAGGCGATCAACCTGGCGATCATCAGCCGCAACGTCGACCGCATCGTGCTGGTCAGCGACGCGGAGATGCGCGAGGCGGCCCGCTGGCTCTGGTTCGAGCTGGGCGTGGCGGCCGAGCTCTCCGGCGCCGCCGCGCTGGCCGCCCTCCTCACCGGCCGGGCCGGCGATCTCTCGACGCGCAAGGTGGCCGCGCTGATCTGCGGCGCCGGCACCGACGGGCTTTAG
- a CDS encoding outer membrane protein assembly factor BamD, giving the protein MTSWLAKGKRAARALRRFLSRAILPPLLVATLAACGSDEAPQYVEQPVEQLYNRAMDRLESANYKEAARLFDEVDRQHPYSVWASKAQLMSAYAYYQDNAYDDAVNTLDRFIQLHPGNRDIAYAYYLKAISYYEQISQVDRDQKMTRLALESLEEVARRFPESRYARDARLKIDLARDHMAGKETSIGRFYQSRGHYLAAINRFRNVVERYETTTHVAEALHRLVECHLALGLTQEAYKTAAVLGHNYPGSEWYADSYALLQDLGVQLEDEPNSTVARARQPQQ; this is encoded by the coding sequence ATGACGTCTTGGTTAGCGAAAGGTAAACGTGCGGCCCGCGCGTTGCGGCGGTTCCTGTCGCGCGCGATCCTGCCGCCGCTCTTGGTCGCGACGCTGGCCGCCTGCGGCAGCGACGAAGCGCCCCAGTACGTCGAGCAGCCGGTCGAGCAGCTCTACAACCGGGCCATGGACCGGCTCGAGAGCGCCAACTACAAGGAAGCCGCGCGGCTGTTCGACGAGGTCGACCGCCAGCACCCCTACTCGGTCTGGGCGTCCAAGGCCCAGCTCATGTCGGCCTACGCCTATTATCAGGACAACGCCTACGACGACGCGGTCAACACCCTGGATCGCTTCATCCAGCTGCACCCGGGCAACCGGGACATCGCCTACGCCTACTATCTCAAGGCCATCAGCTACTACGAGCAGATCTCGCAGGTCGACCGCGACCAGAAGATGACCCGGCTGGCGCTCGAGTCGCTGGAGGAAGTGGCCCGCCGCTTTCCCGAGAGCCGCTACGCCCGCGACGCGCGGCTGAAGATCGATCTGGCGCGCGACCACATGGCCGGCAAGGAGACCTCGATCGGGCGGTTCTATCAGTCCCGAGGGCACTACCTCGCCGCCATCAACCGCTTCCGGAACGTGGTCGAGCGGTACGAGACCACGACGCACGTCGCCGAGGCGCTGCATCGCCTGGTCGAATGCCACCTCGCGCTGGGCCTGACGCAGGAGGCCTATAAGACGGCCGCCGTGCTCGGCCACAACTATCCCGGCAGCGAGTGGTACGCCGACAGCTACGCCCTGCTCCAGGACCTGGGGGTCCAGCTCGAAGACGAGCCGAACTCGACCGTTGCCCGCGCGCGTCAGCCGCAACAGTGA